The proteins below are encoded in one region of Gaiella occulta:
- a CDS encoding ABC transporter permease has translation MSTLAVQVGAIAGRSIRRTARQPASAIPPLVFPVALLLVNAGGLKASTRLPGFPTDSFLAFALAVPFIQGALFSTMNAGTDLARDIQTGFLSRLSLTPLRGSALLAGQLAGIVVLGLVQALFYVAVGLVAGVRFASGLPGILVLLAFAVLVSIGFGALGSFLALRTGSGEAIQGLFPVLFVFLFLSSMNTPRDLIAVDWFRAVATANPVSYLIECVRSLIVSGWDGRALALGFALALALAVASLAAASWALARRMERT, from the coding sequence GTGAGCACCCTCGCCGTCCAGGTCGGCGCCATCGCCGGGCGTTCGATCCGCCGCACCGCGCGCCAGCCCGCGAGCGCGATCCCGCCCCTGGTCTTCCCCGTCGCGCTGCTGCTCGTGAACGCGGGCGGCCTGAAGGCGTCGACGCGGCTGCCGGGGTTCCCGACCGACTCGTTCCTCGCGTTCGCGCTCGCCGTCCCCTTCATCCAGGGGGCGCTGTTCTCGACCATGAACGCGGGCACGGACCTCGCGCGCGACATCCAGACGGGCTTCCTCAGCCGCCTCTCGCTGACGCCGCTGCGCGGCTCCGCTCTGCTCGCGGGGCAGCTCGCGGGCATCGTCGTGCTCGGCCTCGTGCAGGCGCTCTTCTACGTCGCCGTCGGGCTCGTCGCCGGCGTACGGTTCGCGTCAGGGCTTCCCGGCATCCTCGTCCTGCTCGCGTTCGCCGTCCTCGTCTCGATCGGCTTCGGTGCGCTGGGCTCGTTCCTCGCGCTCCGCACCGGCTCGGGCGAGGCGATCCAGGGTCTGTTCCCGGTGCTGTTCGTGTTCCTCTTCCTGTCCTCGATGAACACGCCGCGCGACCTCATCGCGGTCGACTGGTTCCGCGCCGTCGCCACCGCCAACCCGGTCTCGTACCTGATCGAGTGCGTGCGCAGCCTGATCGTGAGCGGATGGGACGGGCGCGCCCTCGCGCTCGGGTTCGCGCTCGCGCTCGCGCTCGCCGTCGCCTCCCTCGCAGCAGCCTCGTGGGCGCTCGCACGGCGGATGGAGCGCACGTGA
- the glgB gene encoding 1,4-alpha-glucan branching protein GlgB, whose protein sequence is MSAGLGDLDLHLAGEGRHERLYERLGAHALDGGGVRFAVWAPNARSVSVVGDWNSWSAGADPLAPAASSGIWEGVAANAAEGHRYKLAVAGADGITRLKADPYAAYAEEPPANASVVFRSRYVWGDEAWLAERRAADPLARPLSIYEVHAGSWRRGLSWRQLAADLGPYVEELGFTHVELMPVMQHPYAPSWGYQVSGYYAPQSTFGTPDDFRFLVDELHRRGIGVILDWVPAHFPRDEWALARFDGTALYEHEDARRGAHPDWGTLIFNLSRHEVRNFLLANALYWVRDFHADGLRVDAVASMLYLDYSRKAGEWVPNERGGRENLEAVAFLRELNEVLHDREPGIAVIAEESTAWPGVSRPTSTGGLGFTFKWNMGWMHDVLSYLGHEPVHRRFHHDELTFPLVYAWDENFVLPLSHDEVVHGKRSLLAKMPGDRWQQLANLRALYATMWAHPGKQLLFMGGELAQWDEWSEARSLDWPLLDDPDHAGVRTLLSDLNALYRAEPALWEVDFRPEGFAWLVGDARDENVIAFARFSAAGDRVLVCATNFSPCVREGWRLPLPRGGSWREALNSDSRFYAGSDVGNGLGVEAEAVPMHGQPFSAPLTLPPLATVWLVPDAG, encoded by the coding sequence GTGAGCGCCGGGCTCGGCGACCTCGACCTCCACCTCGCCGGCGAAGGGCGCCACGAGCGGCTGTACGAGCGCCTCGGCGCGCACGCGCTCGACGGCGGCGGCGTCCGCTTCGCCGTGTGGGCGCCGAACGCGCGATCCGTCTCGGTCGTCGGCGACTGGAACTCCTGGAGCGCCGGCGCCGATCCGCTGGCGCCGGCGGCGTCGTCCGGGATCTGGGAGGGCGTCGCCGCGAACGCCGCCGAGGGTCACCGCTACAAGCTCGCCGTGGCGGGCGCGGACGGCATCACCCGCCTCAAGGCGGACCCCTACGCGGCGTACGCCGAGGAGCCGCCCGCGAACGCGTCGGTCGTCTTCCGCTCCCGCTACGTCTGGGGCGACGAGGCGTGGCTCGCCGAGCGCCGCGCCGCCGACCCGCTCGCCCGGCCGCTCTCGATCTACGAGGTGCACGCCGGCTCGTGGCGGCGCGGGCTCTCGTGGCGGCAGCTCGCGGCGGATCTCGGGCCCTACGTCGAGGAGCTCGGGTTCACGCACGTCGAGCTGATGCCGGTGATGCAGCATCCGTACGCACCCTCGTGGGGCTACCAGGTGAGCGGCTACTACGCGCCGCAGTCGACGTTCGGCACCCCCGACGACTTCCGCTTCCTCGTCGACGAGCTGCACCGCCGCGGCATCGGCGTCATCCTCGACTGGGTTCCCGCGCACTTCCCGCGCGACGAGTGGGCGCTCGCGCGCTTCGACGGAACCGCGCTCTACGAGCACGAGGACGCGCGCCGCGGGGCGCACCCGGACTGGGGGACGCTGATCTTCAACCTCTCGCGCCACGAGGTGCGCAACTTCCTGCTCGCCAACGCGCTCTACTGGGTGCGCGACTTCCACGCCGACGGGCTGCGCGTCGACGCGGTCGCGTCGATGCTCTACCTCGACTACTCGCGCAAGGCCGGCGAGTGGGTGCCGAACGAGCGCGGAGGGCGCGAGAACCTCGAGGCCGTCGCGTTCCTGCGCGAGCTGAACGAGGTGCTGCACGATCGCGAGCCCGGCATCGCCGTCATCGCTGAGGAGTCGACCGCCTGGCCCGGCGTGTCGCGGCCGACGTCGACGGGTGGGCTCGGCTTCACCTTCAAGTGGAACATGGGATGGATGCACGATGTGCTCTCCTATCTCGGGCACGAGCCCGTGCACCGGCGCTTCCACCACGACGAGCTCACCTTTCCGCTCGTGTACGCCTGGGACGAGAACTTCGTGCTGCCGCTCTCGCACGACGAGGTGGTGCACGGCAAGCGCTCGCTGCTCGCCAAGATGCCGGGCGACCGCTGGCAGCAGCTTGCGAACCTGCGCGCCCTCTACGCGACGATGTGGGCGCACCCCGGCAAGCAGCTCCTGTTCATGGGCGGCGAGCTCGCGCAGTGGGACGAGTGGTCGGAGGCGCGGTCGCTCGACTGGCCGCTGCTCGACGACCCCGACCACGCCGGCGTGCGCACGCTGCTGAGCGACCTCAATGCCCTCTACCGCGCCGAGCCGGCGCTGTGGGAGGTCGACTTCCGTCCCGAGGGCTTCGCCTGGCTCGTCGGCGACGCGCGCGACGAGAACGTGATCGCGTTCGCCCGCTTCTCCGCCGCCGGCGACCGCGTGCTCGTGTGCGCGACGAACTTCTCGCCGTGCGTGCGCGAGGGGTGGCGGCTGCCGCTGCCCCGCGGCGGGAGCTGGCGCGAGGCGCTCAACAGCGACTCGCGCTTCTATGCCGGCTCGGATGTCGGCAACGGCCTCGGCGTCGAGGCGGAGGCGGTGCCCATGCACGGGCAGCCGTTCTCGGCGCCGCTGACGCTGCCGCCGCTCGCGACGGTGTGGCTCGTGCCCGACGCGGGCTGA
- the glgX gene encoding glycogen debranching protein GlgX, producing MQRWPGEPFPLGPTWDGSGTNFSLFSENAERVELCLFDEADAETRIEIVRQTAHNWHCYLPGVGPGQRYGYRVHGPWAPQRGHRFNPAKLLIDPYAKAIEGPVLWDRGRTLAYADADGLVPDGGDDRDAIPKSIVIDESFDWEGDTLLRRPWDETVIYELHVKGFTQRMPGVRDDLRGTYAGLASESAIEHLVDLGVTAVELLPVHHIADEHFLQARGLTNYWGYSTIGFLAPHAGYAATGTRGEQVREFKGMVKALHHAGLEVILDVVYNHTAEGNHLGPTLSFKGVDNLSYYRTMPDDPRFYKDFTGTGNSLNPLHPSVLRLIMDSLRYFVIECHVDGFRFDLAAALARELHDVDRLSAFFDIIHQDPILSQVKLIAEPWDVGEGGYQVGNFPVLWTEWNGMYRDTMRDFWRSHTAVGAFARRFTGSSDLYQHDGRRPFASINYVTCHDGFTLRDLVTYDEKHNEANLEDNRDGSSDNRSWNCGVEGETDDPAVNALRERQLRNFLATLFLSQGVPMLCGGDEIARTQRGNNNAYCQDNEISWLDWELDERARRLHAFAKRLVALRRAHPVFRRPDFLSGVELMGSGAPDVWWFRPDGRAMTRSDWERGDAFALGVFLNGAEIPSQTREGARVEDDSFLVLFNAWQDALSFRLPPARLGRRWALELSTADPELEAGAWQARLRGEVTVAGRSLLLLRRVG from the coding sequence GTGCAGCGCTGGCCCGGTGAGCCGTTCCCGCTCGGTCCCACGTGGGACGGGAGCGGCACGAACTTCTCCCTCTTCTCCGAGAACGCGGAGCGTGTCGAGCTGTGCCTGTTCGACGAGGCGGATGCCGAGACGCGCATCGAGATCGTGCGCCAGACCGCCCACAACTGGCACTGCTACCTGCCGGGCGTCGGCCCCGGCCAACGCTACGGCTACCGCGTGCACGGCCCGTGGGCGCCGCAGCGCGGACATCGCTTCAACCCCGCGAAGCTCCTCATCGACCCGTACGCCAAGGCGATCGAGGGGCCTGTGCTGTGGGATCGCGGGCGCACGCTCGCCTACGCGGACGCCGACGGCCTCGTGCCGGACGGAGGCGACGACCGCGATGCGATTCCCAAGTCGATCGTCATCGACGAGTCGTTCGACTGGGAGGGCGACACGCTGCTGCGCCGGCCGTGGGACGAGACGGTCATCTACGAGCTCCACGTGAAGGGTTTCACGCAGCGCATGCCGGGTGTGCGCGACGACCTGCGCGGCACCTACGCGGGGCTCGCCTCGGAGTCTGCGATCGAGCATCTCGTCGATCTCGGCGTCACCGCCGTCGAGCTGCTGCCGGTTCACCATATCGCGGACGAGCACTTCCTCCAGGCGAGAGGCCTGACGAACTACTGGGGGTACTCGACGATCGGGTTTCTCGCCCCGCACGCAGGCTACGCGGCGACGGGCACGCGCGGCGAGCAGGTGCGCGAGTTCAAGGGGATGGTGAAGGCTCTCCACCACGCCGGCCTCGAGGTGATCCTCGACGTCGTCTACAACCACACGGCGGAGGGCAACCACCTCGGCCCGACGCTGTCGTTCAAGGGCGTCGACAACCTCTCCTACTACCGCACGATGCCCGACGACCCCCGCTTCTACAAGGACTTCACCGGAACGGGCAACTCGCTCAACCCGCTGCACCCCTCGGTGCTGCGGCTGATCATGGACTCGCTGCGGTACTTCGTGATCGAGTGCCACGTCGACGGGTTCCGCTTCGACCTCGCCGCCGCGCTCGCGCGCGAGCTCCACGACGTCGATCGGCTCTCGGCCTTCTTCGACATCATCCACCAGGATCCGATCCTCTCGCAGGTGAAGCTGATCGCCGAGCCCTGGGACGTCGGCGAGGGCGGCTACCAGGTGGGCAACTTCCCGGTGCTGTGGACGGAGTGGAACGGCATGTACCGCGACACGATGCGCGACTTCTGGCGCAGCCACACCGCCGTCGGCGCCTTCGCACGGCGATTCACCGGTTCGAGCGACCTCTACCAGCACGACGGGCGCAGGCCGTTCGCGTCGATCAACTACGTCACCTGCCACGACGGCTTCACGCTGCGCGACCTCGTCACCTACGACGAGAAGCACAACGAGGCCAACCTCGAGGACAACCGCGACGGCAGCAGCGACAACCGCTCCTGGAACTGCGGGGTGGAGGGCGAGACCGACGACCCCGCCGTGAACGCGCTGCGCGAGCGCCAGCTGCGCAACTTCCTCGCCACGCTGTTCCTCTCGCAGGGCGTGCCCATGCTGTGCGGCGGCGACGAGATCGCGCGCACGCAGCGCGGCAACAACAACGCCTACTGCCAGGACAACGAGATCTCGTGGCTCGACTGGGAGCTCGACGAGCGGGCGCGGCGGTTGCACGCCTTCGCGAAGCGGCTCGTCGCTCTCCGCCGAGCGCACCCGGTGTTCCGCCGGCCCGACTTCCTGAGCGGCGTCGAGCTGATGGGGTCGGGCGCGCCCGACGTCTGGTGGTTCCGCCCCGACGGGCGCGCGATGACGCGGAGCGACTGGGAGCGGGGGGACGCGTTCGCGCTCGGCGTCTTCCTCAACGGGGCAGAGATCCCGTCGCAGACGCGCGAAGGGGCGCGCGTCGAGGACGACTCCTTCCTCGTGCTCTTCAACGCATGGCAGGATGCGCTCTCCTTCCGCCTGCCGCCGGCGCGCCTCGGCCGGCGCTGGGCGCTCGAGCTCTCGACCGCCGACCCCGAGCTCGAGGCGGGCGCGTGGCAGGCGCGGCTGCGCGGAGAGGTCACGGTCGCGGGCCGGTCGCTGCTGCTGCTGCGCCGCGTCGGCTGA
- a CDS encoding ABC transporter permease, which translates to MASGVAWRTLKNVVTTPSLLFPSLLFPLFFFTAFAGGLSQVRNVPGFDYAGDYTSFQFVFVLLQSAAFGGVFTGFGVARDFEGGFARRLLLASANRSGIVLGYGLAALLRWGITATLLTAIALAVGMDVGGGESDLVGLYTLALLVNVAGFCWSAGIAMRLRTIQAGPLMQMPVFLTLFLAPVYVPLELLSGAMHTVARANPVTYVLEAGRGFISGEPIHAGLAFALALGLAAVFGLWALRGLRAAEAAGA; encoded by the coding sequence GTGGCGTCGGGGGTGGCATGGCGGACGCTGAAGAACGTCGTCACGACGCCGTCGCTCCTGTTCCCGTCGCTCCTGTTCCCGCTCTTCTTCTTCACCGCCTTCGCCGGCGGGCTGTCGCAGGTGCGCAACGTGCCGGGGTTCGACTACGCCGGCGACTACACGTCGTTCCAGTTCGTGTTCGTGCTGCTGCAGTCGGCGGCCTTCGGCGGCGTGTTCACCGGCTTCGGCGTCGCCCGCGACTTCGAGGGAGGGTTCGCGCGGAGGCTCCTGCTCGCGTCCGCGAACCGCTCGGGCATCGTGCTCGGCTACGGTCTCGCCGCACTGCTGCGATGGGGGATCACCGCCACGTTGCTGACCGCGATCGCGCTCGCCGTCGGCATGGACGTGGGCGGCGGCGAGAGCGATCTCGTCGGCCTGTACACGCTCGCCCTGCTCGTCAACGTCGCCGGCTTCTGCTGGTCGGCGGGGATCGCCATGCGCCTGCGCACGATCCAGGCGGGGCCGCTGATGCAGATGCCCGTGTTCCTGACCCTGTTCCTCGCGCCCGTGTACGTGCCGCTCGAGCTGCTGTCGGGCGCGATGCACACGGTCGCGCGCGCGAACCCCGTCACCTACGTGCTCGAGGCCGGCCGCGGCTTCATCTCCGGCGAGCCGATCCACGCCGGGCTCGCGTTCGCGCTCGCGCTCGGCCTCGCCGCCGTGTTCGGGCTGTGGGCGCTCCGCGGCCTCCGCGCCGCCGAGGCGGCGGGCGCGTAG
- a CDS encoding ATP-binding cassette domain-containing protein, which produces MTSDNSIVVEQLVREFRRGPRAVDGIDLHVSPGEIYGFLGPNGAGKSTTVLVLTTLLPPTAGRARVGGYDVVTQGPQVRSVIGAALQEAALDGLLTGRDHLRLQTMLHGIPRRERKARQQELLDRVGLTEAADRKVGGYSGGMKRRLDLALALVHRPRILFLDEPTTGLDPQSRTALWDEVARLAREDGVTVFLTTQYLEEADVLADRVGIIDHGTIVAEGTPAALKAEIGRPSVHVIPCREDDRPRISSFLARFGEPLGQGRDLAVRLRAGLGLADIVRAMDADEIAVADIELKAPTLDDVFLAKTGRTLEGAAEQAGEPPAQGRRR; this is translated from the coding sequence GTGACGAGCGACAACAGCATCGTCGTCGAGCAGCTCGTGCGCGAGTTCAGGAGGGGCCCGCGCGCCGTCGACGGCATCGACCTGCACGTCTCGCCGGGTGAGATCTACGGGTTCCTCGGCCCCAACGGCGCCGGCAAGTCGACCACCGTGCTGGTGCTGACGACGCTGCTGCCGCCCACGGCGGGCCGGGCGCGCGTCGGCGGCTACGACGTCGTCACGCAGGGACCGCAGGTGCGTTCCGTCATCGGCGCGGCCCTGCAGGAGGCGGCGCTCGACGGGCTGCTCACGGGCCGCGACCACCTCCGCCTGCAGACGATGCTGCACGGCATCCCGCGGAGGGAGCGCAAGGCGCGGCAGCAGGAGCTGCTCGACCGGGTGGGGTTGACCGAGGCGGCCGACCGCAAGGTGGGCGGCTACTCGGGCGGCATGAAGCGCAGGCTCGACCTCGCGCTCGCCCTCGTGCACCGCCCGCGTATCCTGTTCCTCGATGAGCCCACCACCGGGCTCGACCCGCAGAGCCGCACCGCCCTGTGGGACGAGGTGGCACGGCTCGCACGCGAGGACGGCGTCACCGTGTTCCTGACGACGCAGTACCTCGAGGAGGCGGACGTGCTCGCCGACCGGGTCGGGATCATCGACCACGGCACGATCGTCGCCGAGGGGACGCCGGCCGCGTTGAAGGCGGAGATCGGCCGGCCGAGCGTCCACGTGATCCCGTGTCGCGAGGACGACCGGCCGCGCATCTCCTCCTTCCTGGCGCGGTTCGGGGAGCCGCTCGGCCAGGGTCGCGACCTCGCCGTGCGGCTTCGCGCGGGCCTCGGGCTCGCCGACATCGTGCGCGCGATGGACGCCGACGAGATCGCCGTCGCCGACATCGAGCTCAAGGCGCCCACGCTCGACGACGTCTTCCTCGCAAAGACCGGCCGCACGCTGGAGGGCGCGGCGGAACAGGCCGGCGAGCCGCCGGCGCAGGGCCGTCGCAGGTGA